CTTGCATCTTCTAAACAAGAAGCATGTTAGTTTTGTGACTATGGACAATTTGCCATGCATGttcagcatttagctcaaagcaccaatGTGCCCAAGTCCCTCGCccctagcatggctgtagacctttttgttttgtttggattaTAAAACCCTCATGGGCTGCTTTTTATATTAACTactctcattttcatttcatttttgtaaatgtcttttttcaCACCTATTAAACTGGTAGCTGGAGGAGAGAGGATTTCGCTTTCAATTGCCTTTCCCAAggtttcttccctttttttcctttaactgCTGATTATAAAAAGCCTATTAATCATCTTTATCAACGACAAAAAAAGCCAAAACATTCGCTGGCTCCAGCTTCTCaactttgctgcttttctgttttatatcatcgTAAAATTGAATACTTTTGGGGTTTGAACTGTTGGAAACAACAAGCAAGCAATTTCAGGCCACTGTTGGCTTCTTTTCCTGAAATTTAAATAGTCATAATTCATCAGAAAAAAGAATCAACAAGACAACTATTAGTTGCGCTCTTCATGCTAATGTTATTTTTCAAGgtctttttccatttctgtgTATGGaactgctgcttttaaaggcCTCTAAAGCCCTTTGAGGCACTGTACGTGATAATGAgttgtacaaataaacttttcttGACCTTTAAAGTAGgcccacacaacacacattcCATTACGCAGCAGTCTCTGGCTATTTTAAGACTTCATTCTTTTTCTAACATCTGCATTTTGTCTGTCTACCATGCCATACAGTCTGTGTGACGACTTCAGCCAAATATCAAGGATGAAAGAGCTATGAAAAGATGTGATAATTACTATGTCTGATGACAAAGCATGTATAGTGGAGTACAGAAGGCATTCGTGAACGCCCTGCAGAACTGGAAAACTGTCACTGTGCTCATCCACGTGGCCCAACCTCAAACAGAATAagaaaacagacacactgtTCTCTCTCTGAACTGGTAGTAAACCTGTGGGTTGTTATTTGTTGCCATGAAGGATCTTGGTAACAGACTACTGGGATCAGATCCAAGGAGTACTTAAGGTGTGTTTATATAAAACACTGGAGCCAAAAATAGAAAGGGCCACGTTCTATTTTGGTTGGAAGACTGCTGATACGTCAGACTATGCAGGACTTTAGATACACCTGTAAATCAGCTAAGTACAGTTGTTCTGTAAAGTTTGAAACAGAAGTTGATTTTCAGGATAAATCTGATGCCACTAGACTCCCAAACTAAGGGTAGCTATCCAAAAATACCTGTCATTTCTTAATGATGCACTTATAAGGACTTTGCAGCTTGTCAGTGTGCTCACATCAGGTCAAACgattgaaaacatatttaaatcctACATTGTTAAATACATGTTTATCTGACCAACACATACTGTAGCTTCAATAATTTACATTggactaaataaaaaaacaaaacaaaggtttaataGATGGCTTTGGGTAATCTCCATTAAACATCCTCCTTGTTTTTCTGCTACTTTACCAGTAGGTGGTGGTAAAGACCTACCACTAAGTCTGAGTGGATATATCTCAGTCAGGACCATTTAGATAAAAATATGTGCAGACTCTAAAGCCTATAATTGACCAATATgttagagagaaaacaaaatctaaattatAAAAAAGGGTTTTGGAAATCTGTCCATGAAAAGACCAATTCACAAACAACTAGacattttattatgaaaataagACAGAACAATTTGAGCACATCTTTCCTTGTATCATGCATTACAGCAGATGGACACACATGGAGAGAGTATTTTGCCGGACAGTCTCTCTGCTACACCTGCAGTGCAGTTCTTAATCTCTGAATGGTTTCACATGATGCCACACTGAAGAAGTGCTGCAGACCACCCATGGTCATTAACATGAATATGACGGATGATGTACAGTGTCCGTATGTGGCTTAGTGATGAAAGAGTGACTGTAGGGTTttggatgcgtgtgtgtgtgattagaGGCTTCTCAGCTGAAGtgtctgttgctgttgttcACTTGGCCTCCTGGGCTTTTTTTGCGCTCTGTTTTTCCTTCGCCTGGTGAGAAAATCCCAGATACATTTTCATTAGTGTAATTTACACAGGAATTAGTAGACAATACCATTTTTATGACTCCAATCACCAAATCTAGGCAGATACTCTGCagccatttcattttaattaatgtagCTGTTTAAACATACCTACAGCATCTTATTTATCTTACAGCGTCTTATTTATGAACAAGGCATGGCATGCTTTTGAGAAGTAACGTTTGCCCTCTAGTGGACAGAATAAAGCTCTGGTTCTCCAAACATCACTGCAGGAATCAgtgttttattaaagaaatgCCATGGCATTTTCATTATATTAGTTAATTATTTTTCCTTCCTGAAACCCTTCACATTAACCAATGCCCCTCATTATTTGTCCACATAAGTCCCTGCCAACCAATTTACAAATTCTGTACATGTCTGCTGAGGAGGTATACCAGACGATGTTTCAAAATGTTAAGGTACGTAATTCTTCCTCACAAACATAcacccaaaaacaaaaactttgttgtgaaaagccacagaaagacagaagaaataCCTTTTCCACCAAAGGTATTAACTGTTGGTACTCTGCCAGTGTCTTCAATAGCTCCATGATGAAAGGAAGGTAGTTGTGCTTTCGTCGAATGTTTTCAATCTGTGATAAATCCAACAAATGTGGGAAACGGAGTATGAGTGATGAAGGAAATGAAGAGGACACCTGTGGTTAAAGTACCTTCAGAGGTCCCTCTACATTTATAGTGTGCTCATGCttattttaaaaaggtatttttcacaggaaaaaataaacatgccCTGTCGTCTTATGGGCAATTTCCGTGTAAGTGACATGAAATACATCATTTATTTGTAGGGCGTGTGGTGTTGTGTAGAAGAAACACACCTTATATCTTTTAAGTTTCTGATTTTCCTCTTCAATAAGGAGCTGATACTTGGCAATCTCTGACTGGATGGAGCTAAGAAAAGTGCTGCTCTGGTCTGTGTCCATTGGTTCATCCTGGAAATGAAAGGGGGGAAATGGTCTCTATAGAACCAGGATATATCCTGgcaatacaacaacaaatgataCATGTCTGATGACCTAATGTCAAATTGGGATTTGCAAAATTTATTCAGAGGTGCTGTCATGAAAGTTAAACCTTGTTTTTTCAACCCTCCAGCAGTAATATGTTTTGCAGCAGTAATGCAGATGTGTACTCAGGGTGTGATCAGCATACCTTGACATCACTATTAGGTGTGGCTGGTTACAGTTGAAACAGAGAGCATATTTTGAAACGCCCAATGATAACGCCGGGTGTGGTCTCAGGTGCAACAGACTAAACCTTTCAACCAGAAAAAGGTCAGTGGAACAAGGATTTTTACCTTGTGGGATAAACAGGTATGATGTCCACTACAGATGGGCTGAAAACTACTCTTCTATGCAACACATGTACATTTTGATATAATACTGAAAATTTGTGAAATGTATAAATACTCATTgacttatttatatatttgatatTCATGTCTGGTAATTCCCTTCCCTATGAAGCAACcttcttatatattttatattgttctCCATAATCCACAGTAGAGCCAGACAAATATGGGATTTTTAGGACCAATActaattttgatatttgaggattttaaaatccgataaacatccctaacatttgttacgTGTAGTTTTGAGAACTCACCAAGAttacatgacataatgcagtttaaaaataaattttattcttataaatagtactttgaacagaGGAACAACTGATTATGTGTTTTGCATAGACAGTATTGTACGAATGGAGaacagtgaagccagttttagaccaataaatactactacagggctacttcctgttggcaccggCGTCTACtgcagcataaccgtggtttaatgacgtagagcaACGATTCTgacaaaaagtttcatggctcagtgtgtttgtctgacttggatcatcactgtttaatcagcccacctacgaggctcacctgtctaacaccaacgcagcgtcactgcTGGCCAAATAGTTGTTTTAGATTTGCCGAgtgtttataatctaagcaatatggttacatctctcatgtgcgacgggatgtcacagggttttcacgttatttttgggcctacatggaaccgTCCTAACATGATTGAAGGACCCgtctctccatttcttttttttgtcatttctctCATTCACCTGAAACTCCCCCCACTTGGAACTATTAGTGTCATATTCTAAATGTTGCAACTCACGTGGCAAATTGCATCATTACACTAAGTTTAATCAAGACCGGAGCAGTTGTATCCGAAATATCACGGGTGGTGGATAAATATGACGTGacaaacatgacaaacagaTAAGTGGATAGAGTCCCAAACACCCTcaccagtgtttgttttttacttgaGCAAAATATTGGGTTCTGAGCCTTTTGAAAGCCGAAACTGATGCATTTCACATGCAGGCTTACTGTGAGAATATATTATTCTTTGTCATGTCTACGCTGGATTCAACTCCTTTGCTGCCACTCACCTCAGTAAGCTGTGTCTGGAGCTCTGCAATTTTTCTCTCGTATATCATCTTTCTGTCTGACACAATGGCCATTAGGTTGAATCGAATCTCTCCTTCACTGTACCTGAAGAGGGAAACAACACAATTTTAGTAAGTACAAAATCATACACTGTCAAGAAAGTTAAGGTAGTACAGTATTTGGCAGGAAAGGTCAGTATATACAGAGAGAATACGATCCATGCTTGATAagattagaaaaaaagaaatgcaaataaaCCAAATGAGAAGAATGGAAGATTGTCTATTATATTAATTGTCTTTCATTGTTGCTAAACTGCAGAATTAAATTGTCAGATCAAGTTAACTGTATCTAAAATAAGTGTTTAAAGATATTCACTTTTGTATTCTTTTCTCAATCACTGGGCGGACTGCGCTGATCCAGTCATCCTGGTTGCATGTACCTGGTGAAAAACGCAGACATCAAGATTAAATAATACTGCAGCTGTGCGTACATATAGTAATTGAAAGCACAAACTGTTTGTCATCATAAAACAGACGGTTTTAGGGGAAATGGGCCATGGCCAATACAACAAATTCAACTGTGCACAACAGGACCTCACACCAAGGGactttaaacataaaagcaataaaagaaaaacattacatttttctgCTTACCCAGGTCAATTGGTCCCTCTCGAAGTCCATCCAGCTCGTATAGTCTGCCGTTTACAGGAACATAGCTCACAAAGTGAAAGGCGTCCTCATCCTTTGCTGACGACTTTGCATCAAATTCAAACATTTGTTGTcttcaaatacaaaacacacacaaaaaaaaaaacatacgtCACACTCCAACAGATGTAGattcttgtgttttgtctatTAAAACATCCATGAGCAGGGAAGTAGGAATTACTCTGCTCCAAGAAAATCACAACACAAATCTAAGTCAATAAATGAATGTGATGTACACAATGTTAAAAATTATTGGCCTCAATTAAAAATGCCATCACTAAGAAAGTTGTGAAAGTGatgatgaaaaatgttttctttttttaatttttgaagtAAATACACTTTTGGAGTGACCAACAAATGAACCAGTCTAACATTTgactgtttcacaaaagcagacTGGTGCATTAGCAACAAATGGGCCAATCACTTTTCACTGAGTTAGAATGGAGGAGCTAAAAATAACATGAAGCTCATCAAACAGAGCTTCTCCAGCTGGATATGATATGAGGAGCTTACCTGGCAAAGCTGTTGTGAACTTGTCGGATCACTTCAGAGTTGCTAAGAGCCAAACCTTTCATCTGAAGAGAGCGGGAGATGCAGGATTATAATGCTGACTGTGTAACATTTGACTTAAAGATGCAGCAGCATAAATAATGAACGGCTATAGGGAACACATTATACATTCCTGTTATAAGTAATGCATCCAATTGGTGTTTAGATTTCAGTAATTATAAAAAAGGtactaattaaaataaatgactcatttgttgctttattatgcctataaatatacacattgttttatacagtgattgaaattaaaataaataaaaaggtctgaaattaaataaaaataatatcaaGTAGCTTTGTCTGGGAGGAAAAAGTGTCTCTACTTTGAGATTTTCCAAACCAAAAGGAGAAGTTTTGCATTATAAATTAGTTCAGCATGGCACTTTCGAAAATTTGTGGGGACAGACAACTGAGTCATCATAGTTTTGAAGGTAAGAGGATAAAACTGTCAGTGTTCGAGATGGAAGGGGAAATTACTACAGCCAGTTCTGTAATAAATACTGCTTCCAGAGGGAAAGCACTCAACATTATTTTTAGAAAGAGTAATGAATAATGTATTACTTATTAAAGTTAGAACAAAAGTCAAACGCTGGTGTCCCTTAAATTAAAATAGTAGGTTCAtacttttcatttaacaaatacaCTAACAGAAAACTACATTATTAAATGGATATACATGTAAATTCctgaacaaaaagcaaaatagaagtttaaaaagaaaacctaCAGTTTTTTGGATTCAAGAGAAAAATACCATGAACGTACAGCGGCATCAAAACTCTGTGAAAACTCTCTGAACTCTGTCAGCGTGTCTCCGAGTAACATGTCAGAATGGGAGCAGTTGAGGAGAACACTGACTATTGCCTGGGTGGCACAGGCGTTGTTAAtgacctgaaaacacacagataaaaagaATCCTTTTATTTATGGTTATGCATCTAAAAGCAACCACATAGTAAATTCAGATGTTAAAAAGCAGATATCAAATTTATGAACCACATATTTTCTGCAAATCCCTGTGACAGCACAGTctgttccattttctccatcagctgtatgttttataaagtcgcctaaaagactgaAACTCGTCTTTTTCCATATATTTCCACCTGTGATCCCTTATGACGTAGCCAATCAAAccactgaaaccaacatctgcactctgtgtgttcgctgttgctttacctggtcggtgagtaaaatatccaccgcgacttgtaacgtaagttaatagtcttttgtgtgtgtgagtgaagtctgtgcgagaacacatgcacataagacccCTGTGCACACGCAACGATGAAATCGTCCATcctgatgtttcattgtagacattatccga
This genomic window from Micropterus dolomieu isolate WLL.071019.BEF.003 ecotype Adirondacks linkage group LG05, ASM2129224v1, whole genome shotgun sequence contains:
- the uchl5 gene encoding ubiquitin carboxyl-terminal hydrolase isozyme L5 is translated as MAGSAGEWCLMESDPGVFTELIKGFGCKGAQVEEIWSMEPENFDNLKPVHGLIFLFKWQPGEEPAGSIVQDSRLDHIFFAKQVINNACATQAIVSVLLNCSHSDMLLGDTLTEFREFSQSFDAAMKGLALSNSEVIRQVHNSFARQQMFEFDAKSSAKDEDAFHFVSYVPVNGRLYELDGLREGPIDLGTCNQDDWISAVRPVIEKRIQKYSEGEIRFNLMAIVSDRKMIYERKIAELQTQLTEDEPMDTDQSSTFLSSIQSEIAKYQLLIEEENQKLKRYKIENIRRKHNYLPFIMELLKTLAEYQQLIPLVEKAKEKQSAKKAQEAK